One genomic segment of Danio rerio strain Tuebingen ecotype United States chromosome 11, GRCz12tu, whole genome shotgun sequence includes these proteins:
- the LOC141376600 gene encoding uncharacterized protein, producing MAYREEIQHLATWCTDNNLLPNTNKTKKLIADFRKGRTGSHDPIHINGMAVEPVSSFKFLGTHISKDLSWTTNTSSLVKKAHQRLFFLRQLNKNQLSSAILVNFYRCTIESILTNCVTVWYGSCSVAEREALQRVVKTAQRITGPTLPAIEDIQKKRCLHRAHSILRDTFHPAHRLFSLLRSGSALGSSGQKPADGRIAFSPELCPF from the coding sequence atggcctacagggaggagatacagcatctggccacttggtgcacagacaataatctgctccctaacaccaacaagaccaagaAGCTCATTGCGGACTTCAggaagggacgaacaggctcacatgatcccatccacattaatgggatggccgttgagcctgtctcatccttcaagttcctggggacccacatctcaaaggacctttcctggaccaccaacacctccagcctggtcaagaaggctcaccagcgcctatttTTCTTGAGGCAACTTAacaagaaccagctttcatcagctatcttggtgaacttctaccgctgcacaatagagagcatcctgaccaactgcgtgacagtctggtatggaagctgctctgttgctgagcgtgaggcactgcagcgggtggtgaaaactgcccaacgcatcacagggcccacactgccagccatagaggacatccagaagaaacgcTGTCTGCACCGAGCACACAGTATTCTTAGAGACACCtttcaccctgctcacagactgttttctctCCTGCGTTCTGGGAGCGCTTTAGGCTCctccggacaaaaaccagcagacggACGAATAGCCTTTTCCCCAGAGCTGTGTCCCttttga